A genomic window from Halorubrum lacusprofundi ATCC 49239 includes:
- a CDS encoding MFS transporter produces the protein MNWRYKHTALALCTLAFTATMVARLVISPLIPQIRAEFGVTNATVGLGLSGMWLAYALSQFPSGVLGDRYGERTVILAAVGATAVASLLIAVSPSILAFIVFAVVLGAGAGLHYSVATTFLAKQFDNIGRAIGVHVAGGPIAGLAAPPLAALVGSRYGWRAGIALGVAVAVPVFALFAWRVRPTEPLRPDQPVRERFALGPLAELLSRPEILYTTALSTMGAFTWQATASFLPSFLEFGTELSAGVSALLFSLYFLVHGATQPVTGSMSDRIGRDATVMATMAAGVVGYGLLVAAAEFDFGRPITVVGVGFVGLAMSWGAPLQSRFMDLLSDAERGAGFGLVRTAYMVVGASGSVVVGAVSDAAGWSVAFGLLAGVMVLGLAALLANRLLRLGY, from the coding sequence GTGAACTGGCGGTACAAACACACCGCGCTCGCCCTCTGTACGCTCGCGTTCACCGCGACGATGGTCGCGCGGCTGGTTATCAGCCCGCTGATCCCGCAGATCCGCGCCGAGTTCGGCGTCACGAACGCGACCGTCGGGTTGGGGCTGTCGGGGATGTGGCTCGCGTACGCGCTCTCGCAGTTCCCCTCCGGCGTGCTCGGCGACCGCTACGGCGAGCGCACCGTCATTCTGGCCGCCGTCGGCGCCACCGCAGTCGCCTCCCTGCTCATCGCCGTCTCTCCGTCGATCCTCGCGTTCATCGTCTTCGCCGTCGTGCTCGGCGCGGGCGCCGGCCTCCACTACTCGGTAGCGACCACGTTCCTCGCCAAGCAGTTCGACAACATCGGCCGCGCCATCGGCGTCCACGTCGCCGGCGGCCCAATCGCGGGGCTCGCCGCCCCGCCCCTGGCCGCGCTCGTCGGATCCCGGTACGGCTGGCGCGCCGGTATCGCCCTCGGCGTCGCCGTCGCGGTCCCCGTGTTCGCCCTGTTCGCGTGGCGGGTGCGTCCCACCGAGCCGCTCCGGCCCGACCAGCCCGTGCGCGAGCGGTTCGCACTCGGGCCGCTCGCGGAGTTGCTCTCCCGGCCAGAAATTCTCTACACGACCGCGCTGTCGACGATGGGCGCGTTCACCTGGCAGGCGACCGCCTCCTTCCTCCCGTCGTTCTTGGAGTTCGGGACGGAGCTGTCCGCCGGAGTTTCGGCGCTGCTGTTCTCGCTGTACTTCCTCGTCCACGGCGCGACGCAGCCGGTGACGGGGTCGATGTCAGATCGGATCGGCCGCGACGCGACCGTGATGGCGACGATGGCCGCCGGAGTCGTCGGCTACGGGCTACTCGTCGCGGCGGCGGAGTTCGACTTCGGGCGTCCCATCACCGTCGTCGGCGTCGGCTTCGTCGGCCTCGCGATGTCGTGGGGCGCGCCGCTGCAGTCGCGGTTCATGGACCTCCTCTCCGACGCCGAGCGCGGCGCCGGGTTCGGGCTCGTCCGGACCGCCTACATGGTCGTCGGCGCGTCGGGAAGCGTCGTCGTCGGCGCGGTCTCCGACGCCGCCGGCTGGTCGGTCGCGTTCGGGCTGCTCGCTGGCGTGATGGTGCTCGGGCTGGCCGCGCTGCTCGCGAATCGACTGTTGCGGCTCGGGTATTAG
- a CDS encoding M24 family metallopeptidase: protein MNRARLDDRLADLDTDGYLIDASQDDANQLYLSGFTGPDPFLTLYADGEIHVLVGGLEYGRARKEATADTVERHADYDYEYGGREARNDMYARFVRDKGVESVSMPPRGPVGTADALRERGIEVAVDTDDRIREVRAVKTDEEVDAIREAQRANEAAMRAAEALIAGAEVAGEGDDTETGVLLHDGDALTSERVTEEIEVTLLRHGCALDQTIVAGGVQAADPHDRGSGPLRADEAIIVDIFPRSKATKYNADMTRTFCVGEPPATLREWYDLTERALDAALDAVEPGATGEDVHAAACEVYEDAGEPTFRTDPETETGFIHSTGHGVGLDVHESPRLASGGEELEPGHVITVEPGLYDPEVGGVRIEDIVVVTEDGYENLTAYPIEFEV from the coding sequence ATGAACCGCGCGCGACTCGACGACCGGCTCGCCGATCTCGACACGGACGGGTACCTGATCGACGCCTCGCAGGACGACGCCAACCAGCTGTATCTCTCCGGGTTCACCGGCCCCGACCCGTTCCTCACGCTGTACGCCGACGGCGAGATCCACGTTCTCGTCGGCGGACTGGAGTACGGTCGCGCCCGCAAGGAGGCGACCGCCGACACCGTCGAGCGCCACGCCGACTACGACTACGAGTACGGCGGCCGCGAGGCCCGCAACGACATGTACGCCCGGTTCGTTCGCGACAAGGGCGTCGAGTCCGTGTCGATGCCGCCGCGCGGCCCGGTCGGCACCGCGGACGCGCTCCGCGAGCGCGGGATCGAGGTCGCCGTCGACACCGACGACCGGATCCGCGAGGTCCGAGCGGTCAAGACCGACGAGGAGGTCGACGCGATCCGCGAGGCCCAGCGCGCTAACGAGGCGGCGATGCGGGCCGCCGAGGCGCTGATCGCCGGCGCCGAGGTGGCCGGCGAAGGTGACGACACAGAGACAGGTGTCCTGCTTCACGACGGCGATGCCCTCACCAGCGAGCGAGTGACCGAGGAGATCGAGGTGACGCTGCTGCGGCACGGCTGTGCGCTCGATCAGACGATCGTCGCCGGCGGCGTGCAGGCCGCGGACCCCCACGACCGCGGTTCGGGGCCGCTCCGGGCGGACGAGGCGATCATCGTCGACATCTTCCCGCGGTCGAAGGCGACGAAGTACAACGCCGACATGACCCGGACGTTCTGCGTCGGCGAGCCGCCAGCGACGCTCCGCGAGTGGTACGATCTCACCGAACGCGCGCTCGACGCCGCGCTCGACGCCGTCGAGCCGGGCGCGACCGGCGAGGATGTCCACGCGGCGGCCTGCGAGGTGTACGAGGACGCGGGCGAGCCGACGTTCCGGACCGACCCCGAGACGGAGACCGGATTTATCCACTCCACCGGCCACGGGGTCGGCCTCGACGTCCACGAGTCCCCGCGGCTCGCGAGCGGCGGCGAGGAGCTGGAGCCCGGCCACGTGATCACCGTCGAGCCCGGGCTCTACGACCCCGAGGTTGGCGGCGTCCGGATCGAGGACATCGTCGTCGTCACCGAGGACGGCTACGAGAACCTCACGGCGTACCCGATCGAGTTTGAGGTCTGA
- a CDS encoding molybdopterin-dependent oxidoreductase has product MTDTTNTSDESTRDESGTARRDFLKGAGVAAAVGATGLGSAQDLTEMTALEVVDDPIGNYPYRDWEDLYREEWDWDGKARSTHSVNCTGSCSWQVYTRNGQVWREEQAGDYPRFDESLPDPNPRGCQKGACFSDYVNADQRVTHPLRRTGERGEGKWERISWDEALTEIAEEVIDAVEDEEYDAISGFTPIPAMSPVSFASGSRLVNLLGGVSHSFYDWYSDLPPGQPITWGTQTENAESADWYNADYIIAWGSNINVTRIPDAKYFLEAGYDGAKRVGIFTDYSQTAIHCDEWIGPEPGSDTALALGMARTIVDEGLYDEEHLKEQTDMPLLVREDTGKFLRASEVSGLSVDADRPEKVFVMQDADGTLRTAPGSLGERDGQHDHSVSIELDFDPELAVKRTVGTTDGDIETRSVWLNLRDELSEYTPERVNEITGVGRQTHQKIAREFAEVDRAKIIHGKGVNDWYHNDLGNRSIQLLVTLTGNLGRQGTGLDHYVGQEKIWTFNGWKNLSFPTGSVRGVPTTLWTYYHAGIMENTDPDTAAKIRESIDKGWMPLYPSERDDSGRPDPRVMFVWRGNYFNQAKGNIAVEEELWPKLDLVVDINFRMDSTALNSDIVLPTASHYEKHDLSETDMHTYVHPFTPAVEPLGESKTDWQIFRDLAAKIQELAADRGTEPVDDRKFDRQIDLQSVHDDYVRDWLDDEPGALSEDKAAAEFILENSEETNPEGTDEQITFDEIDEQPKRLLETGDHWSSDIEEGEAYTPWKDYVQDKNPWPTFTGRQQYYIDHDWFLELDEQLPTHKEAPVLQEKSEYPLGYNTPHSRWSIHSTWRDSSKMLRLQRGEPTVYLNPDDAEERGIEDGDTVRVYNDLDSVEVQAKIYPSGEPGTVRHFFSWERFQYPDRNNFNSLVPMYMKPTQLVQYPEDTGEHLHFFPNYWGPTGVNSDVRIEVEKVEEGAASLDAGLLGESATELESPDSGSKSRGALGRVSDLLGGDD; this is encoded by the coding sequence ATGACTGACACGACAAACACGTCCGACGAATCGACACGCGACGAGTCCGGTACCGCGCGCCGCGACTTCCTGAAGGGGGCCGGGGTGGCGGCCGCCGTCGGCGCCACCGGCTTGGGCTCCGCGCAGGACCTCACCGAGATGACCGCGCTGGAGGTCGTCGACGACCCGATCGGCAACTACCCGTACCGCGACTGGGAGGACCTCTACCGCGAGGAGTGGGACTGGGACGGGAAGGCCCGCTCGACGCACAGCGTCAACTGCACGGGCAGCTGCTCGTGGCAGGTGTACACGCGGAATGGGCAGGTGTGGCGCGAGGAGCAAGCCGGCGACTACCCCCGATTCGACGAGTCGCTCCCGGATCCGAACCCGCGGGGCTGTCAGAAGGGAGCGTGTTTCAGCGACTACGTGAACGCCGACCAGCGCGTCACGCACCCGCTCCGTCGGACCGGCGAGCGCGGCGAGGGGAAGTGGGAGCGGATCTCCTGGGACGAGGCGCTCACCGAGATCGCCGAGGAGGTCATCGACGCCGTCGAGGACGAGGAGTACGACGCGATCAGCGGCTTCACCCCGATCCCGGCGATGAGCCCGGTCTCGTTCGCCTCTGGGAGCCGCCTCGTCAACCTGCTCGGCGGCGTCAGCCACTCCTTCTACGACTGGTACTCCGACCTCCCGCCGGGACAGCCGATCACGTGGGGGACCCAGACCGAGAACGCCGAGAGCGCGGACTGGTACAACGCCGACTACATCATCGCGTGGGGCTCGAACATCAACGTCACGCGGATCCCCGATGCGAAGTACTTCCTCGAAGCCGGCTACGACGGCGCCAAGCGCGTCGGCATCTTCACCGACTACAGCCAGACGGCGATCCACTGCGACGAGTGGATCGGCCCGGAGCCCGGCAGCGACACGGCGCTCGCGCTCGGGATGGCGCGCACCATCGTCGACGAGGGGCTCTACGACGAGGAGCATTTAAAAGAGCAGACGGACATGCCGCTGCTCGTCCGCGAGGACACCGGGAAGTTCCTCCGCGCGAGCGAGGTGTCCGGGCTGAGCGTCGACGCCGACCGGCCGGAGAAGGTGTTCGTCATGCAGGACGCCGACGGCACCCTCCGGACGGCGCCCGGATCGCTGGGCGAGCGCGACGGACAGCACGACCACTCCGTGAGCATCGAGCTCGACTTCGACCCCGAACTCGCCGTCAAGCGCACGGTCGGCACGACCGACGGCGACATCGAGACGCGCTCGGTGTGGCTGAATCTCCGCGACGAGCTGTCGGAGTACACCCCCGAGCGCGTCAACGAGATCACGGGCGTCGGCCGGCAGACTCACCAGAAGATCGCCCGCGAGTTCGCCGAAGTCGACCGCGCGAAGATCATCCACGGGAAGGGGGTCAACGACTGGTACCACAACGATCTGGGGAACCGTTCGATCCAACTGCTCGTCACGCTCACGGGGAACCTCGGCCGACAGGGAACGGGTCTCGACCACTACGTCGGCCAGGAGAAGATCTGGACGTTCAACGGGTGGAAGAACCTCTCGTTCCCGACCGGAAGCGTCCGGGGCGTCCCGACGACGCTCTGGACGTACTACCACGCCGGGATCATGGAGAACACCGACCCGGACACGGCGGCGAAGATTCGGGAGTCGATCGACAAGGGGTGGATGCCGCTGTACCCGAGCGAACGCGACGACAGCGGCCGCCCGGACCCCCGAGTCATGTTCGTCTGGCGCGGGAACTACTTCAATCAGGCCAAGGGGAACATCGCGGTCGAAGAGGAGCTGTGGCCGAAGCTCGATTTGGTCGTCGACATCAACTTCCGGATGGACTCGACGGCGCTCAACAGCGATATCGTCCTGCCGACGGCGAGCCACTACGAGAAACACGACCTCTCGGAGACGGACATGCACACCTACGTGCACCCGTTCACGCCGGCGGTCGAGCCGCTGGGCGAGTCGAAGACCGACTGGCAGATCTTCCGCGATCTCGCCGCGAAGATACAGGAACTGGCCGCGGACCGCGGTACGGAGCCGGTCGACGATCGGAAGTTCGACCGCCAGATCGACCTCCAGTCGGTCCACGACGACTACGTCCGCGACTGGCTCGACGACGAGCCCGGTGCGCTGTCCGAGGACAAGGCGGCCGCGGAGTTCATCCTCGAGAACTCCGAGGAGACGAACCCCGAGGGGACCGACGAGCAGATCACGTTCGACGAGATCGACGAACAGCCCAAACGGCTCCTCGAAACCGGCGACCACTGGTCGTCGGACATCGAGGAGGGCGAGGCGTACACGCCGTGGAAAGACTACGTGCAGGACAAGAACCCGTGGCCGACGTTCACGGGGCGACAGCAGTACTACATCGACCACGACTGGTTCTTGGAGCTCGACGAGCAGCTTCCGACCCACAAGGAGGCGCCGGTGTTACAGGAGAAGTCGGAGTACCCGCTGGGGTACAACACGCCCCACAGCCGCTGGTCGATCCACTCGACGTGGCGCGACAGCAGCAAGATGCTCCGGCTGCAGCGCGGCGAGCCGACCGTCTACCTCAACCCCGACGACGCCGAGGAGCGGGGGATCGAGGACGGCGACACCGTGCGGGTGTACAACGACCTCGACTCGGTCGAGGTGCAGGCGAAGATCTACCCGAGCGGGGAGCCCGGCACCGTCCGGCACTTCTTCAGCTGGGAGCGGTTCCAGTACCCCGACCGCAACAACTTCAATTCGCTCGTCCCGATGTACATGAAGCCGACGCAGCTCGTCCAGTACCCCGAGGACACGGGCGAGCACCTCCACTTCTTCCCGAACTACTGGGGTCCGACCGGCGTGAACAGCGACGTTCGGATCGAGGTCGAGAAGGTCGAAGAGGGGGCAGCGTCGCTCGACGCCGGTTTGCTCGGAGAGTCGGCGACGGAGTTGGAGTCGCCCGATTCGGGCTCGAAATCGCGCGGCGCGTTGGGTCGCGTCTCGGACCTGCTCGGAGGTGACGACTAA
- a CDS encoding ubiquinol-cytochrome c reductase iron-sulfur subunit has translation MGDDATDPRQTRAGTDTHLGDRELCDACPENDDGLAVDPSIYRPFWKDARAELKRRDYAKVLATVGGITAVGSLVAPVAGLTRVFDTKYRGPVYEDGIPLVDDAGERIAEDRIAPGEQLTVFPEPRPGIEDAPTLLVRFEESAYGDEVRDEYTVGGYAAFSKVCTHAGCMVADRDGDVLVCPCHSGRFDPVTGGQVVGGPAPRALPQLPITLSGDGYLVATGDFQGPIGPGGE, from the coding sequence ATGGGAGACGACGCAACCGATCCACGACAGACGCGAGCAGGAACCGACACTCATCTCGGCGACCGCGAGCTGTGCGACGCCTGCCCGGAGAACGACGACGGGCTCGCCGTCGACCCGAGCATCTACCGGCCGTTCTGGAAGGACGCGCGCGCCGAACTCAAACGGCGCGACTACGCGAAGGTCCTCGCGACGGTCGGCGGGATAACGGCGGTCGGAAGCCTCGTCGCCCCCGTCGCGGGGCTCACGCGGGTGTTCGACACCAAGTATCGGGGACCGGTGTACGAAGACGGGATCCCCCTCGTCGACGACGCTGGCGAGCGGATCGCGGAGGACCGCATCGCCCCGGGCGAACAGCTCACCGTCTTCCCCGAGCCGCGTCCGGGGATCGAGGACGCCCCGACGCTGCTCGTGCGCTTCGAGGAGTCGGCGTACGGCGACGAGGTGCGTGACGAGTACACCGTCGGCGGATACGCCGCGTTCTCGAAGGTGTGTACCCACGCGGGCTGTATGGTCGCCGACCGCGACGGCGACGTGCTCGTCTGTCCGTGTCACTCCGGCCGGTTCGATCCGGTGACGGGCGGGCAGGTCGTCGGGGGGCCGGCGCCACGAGCGCTCCCGCAGCTGCCGATCACGCTCTCGGGCGACGGGTACCTCGTCGCGACCGGGGACTTCCAGGGGCCGATCGGCCCCGGAGGCGAATGA
- a CDS encoding cytochrome b, with translation MSRIDAAVDRAESAYDWVDSRLDLDDANDFLGKAFPAEDSFLLGEVALFCFGILVSTGTFLAFFYEPSTAAVEYGGSVAQYQGQEMPAAFKSVLNITYDVPFGMFLRRMHHWAAHLFVASIALHMLRVFFTGAYRNPREPNWLVGTGLAGLAMFAAYTGYSLPYDEFASTAVGIGYNVAASIPIVGDPLASIVFGGQFPTSATIPRLFFLHVFLIPAAIAGLIAVHMAILVRQKHTEAQRDEDVAAAGGGGGTAKTGGSAEATDGGARLIDRDDDSVVIGLPAFPNQAAVSAVVFFLTMAVLSLLAGLLPVHNIAQYGPNDPASTPSLVMPDWFLMWGYGFLKLTPSWMSFDVLGVHISSEFVGGLFLPSLVFVAVAVWPFIDRAEKPEHFTRNYLDRPFPTAVGILGVTLVMVASIAGMDVIVAEILGTSTAVLRPYLIAALVLVPAAAGTLTYAILGGFEDGSGAGGEEATTDDRPSSATEGSSDD, from the coding sequence ATGTCCCGGATCGACGCCGCGGTCGACCGAGCCGAGTCGGCGTACGACTGGGTCGACTCGCGGCTGGACCTCGACGACGCGAACGACTTCCTCGGGAAGGCGTTCCCGGCGGAGGATTCGTTCCTCCTCGGCGAGGTCGCGCTGTTCTGTTTCGGTATCCTCGTCTCGACCGGAACGTTCCTCGCGTTCTTCTACGAGCCGAGCACGGCCGCCGTCGAGTACGGCGGCAGCGTCGCGCAGTACCAGGGTCAGGAGATGCCGGCCGCGTTCAAAAGCGTCCTCAACATCACCTACGACGTGCCGTTCGGGATGTTCCTGCGGCGCATGCACCACTGGGCGGCGCACCTGTTCGTCGCGTCGATAGCGTTGCACATGCTCCGCGTGTTCTTCACCGGGGCGTACCGCAACCCGCGCGAGCCGAACTGGCTCGTCGGGACCGGCCTCGCCGGGCTAGCGATGTTCGCCGCGTACACCGGCTACTCGCTCCCGTACGACGAGTTCGCGAGCACGGCGGTCGGTATCGGCTACAACGTCGCCGCCTCGATCCCGATCGTCGGCGACCCGCTCGCGAGCATCGTCTTCGGCGGGCAGTTCCCGACGAGCGCGACGATCCCGCGGCTGTTCTTCCTCCACGTCTTCCTCATTCCGGCCGCGATCGCGGGGCTCATCGCCGTCCACATGGCCATCCTCGTCCGGCAGAAACACACCGAGGCGCAGCGCGACGAGGACGTGGCCGCCGCGGGAGGGGGCGGTGGTACCGCGAAGACGGGCGGGAGCGCCGAGGCGACCGACGGCGGCGCCCGCCTGATCGACCGCGACGATGACAGCGTCGTGATCGGGCTCCCCGCGTTTCCGAACCAAGCCGCGGTGAGCGCGGTCGTGTTCTTCCTCACGATGGCCGTGCTTTCGCTGCTCGCCGGCCTGCTCCCCGTCCACAACATCGCCCAGTACGGGCCGAACGACCCGGCGTCGACGCCGTCGCTCGTCATGCCGGACTGGTTCCTGATGTGGGGGTACGGATTCTTGAAGCTCACCCCCTCGTGGATGAGTTTCGACGTGCTTGGCGTGCACATTAGCTCGGAGTTCGTGGGCGGGCTGTTCCTCCCGAGTCTCGTGTTCGTCGCCGTGGCGGTCTGGCCGTTCATCGACCGCGCGGAGAAGCCGGAACACTTCACCCGGAACTATCTCGACCGGCCGTTCCCGACCGCGGTCGGCATCCTCGGCGTCACGCTCGTCATGGTCGCCTCCATCGCCGGGATGGACGTGATCGTCGCCGAGATTCTCGGCACGTCGACGGCCGTGCTCCGGCCGTACCTGATCGCGGCGCTCGTGCTCGTCCCCGCCGCGGCCGGCACGCTCACCTACGCGATCCTCGGCGGCTTCGAGGACGGTTCGGGGGCGGGCGGCGAGGAGGCGACGACAGACGATCGACCGTCGTCGGCCACGGAGGGATCGAGCGATGACTGA